A genomic region of Thunnus albacares chromosome 2, fThuAlb1.1, whole genome shotgun sequence contains the following coding sequences:
- the LOC122989781 gene encoding CCN family member 1-like → MLYPVSLCQIISSLFVLCSAAVMAEGECPAECSCPPSPPLCPPGDSWVTDHCGCCKVCARQFNEDCSATEPCDHIKGLRCHLGAGGDPERGLCRAEAQGLPCEFNGRVYQHGEDFKPNCHHQCTCMDRVVGCMPVCPHQMPLPDRLCSRPRLARSEGGCCEEWVCDDDNHISEEPDEPTHTSLPDSQPLPNHISALLQAQPQPRHPAATGGATFREMVSFPVSEVLLGSSCIPQVTEWTECSTTCGMGLSSRVTNNNPDCRLVKETRLCQIRRCDLQLPVAIKKGKKCQRTVRQKEPVRITFAGCSTEKRYHPRTCGTCSDDRCCTPSLSHTVRLHFHCPDGEDFYRNVMWIQRCSCNTRCRTHSGPSSPSVSLHNDVHTFRH, encoded by the exons ATGCTTTACCCTGTTAGTTTGTGCCAGATCATTTCCAGCCTGTTTGTGCTCTGCAGCGCTGCAGTGATG GCAGAAGGTGAATGCCCGGCTGAGTGCTCCTGCCCCCCCTCGCCCCCGCTGTGCCCGCCGGGTGACAGCTGGGTAACCGACCACTGTGGCTGCTGTAAAGTGTGTGCCAGGCAGTTCAACGAGGACTGCAGCGCAACCGAGCCCTGTGATCACATCAAGGGGCTACGCTGCCATCTGGGGGCCGGAGGAGACCCTGAGAGAGGACTGTGCCGAG CGGAGGCCCAGGGTCTGCCCTGCGAGTTCAACGGCCGGGTGTATCAGCACGGCGAGGACTTCAAGCCCAACTGCCATCACCAATGCACCTGTATGGACAGAGTAGTGGGCTGCATGCCCGTCTGTCCTCATCAAATGCCCCTGCCCGACAGGCTCTGCTCACGGCCCCGATTGGCCCGGTCTGAGGGTGGCTGCTGCGAGGAATGGGTGTGTGACGATGACAACCACATCAGTGAGGAGCCAGACGAGCCGACACACACCTCCCTGCCAGACAGCCAGCCCCTTCCCAACCACATCAGTGCCCTGCTGCAGGCACAGCCGCAGCCTCGGCACCCAGCTGCCACCGGAGGAGCCACGTTCAGAG AGATGGTGTCGTTCCCCGTGTCCGAGGTGTTACTGGGGTCCAGCTGTATCCCACAAGTCACTGAGTGGACCGAGTGCTCCACCACATGTGGGATGGGCTTATCAAGTCGGGTGACCAATAACAACCCAGACTGTCGGCTGGTCAAAGAGACCAGGTTGTGCCAGATCCGCCGGTGTGACCTGCAGCTTCCTGTAGCTATCAAG AAGGGTAAAAAGTGTCAGCGAACTGTCCGCCAGAAGGAACCAGTCAGAATCACCTTCGCCGGATGCTCCACAGAAAAGCGATACCACCCTCGCACCTGTGGGACCTGCAGCGATGACCGCTGCTGCACGCCCTCCCTCTCCCACACTGTGCGGCTCCACTTTCACTGCCCAGACGGTGAGGACTTCTACCGAAATGTCATGTGGATCCAGCGCTGCAGCTGCAATACAAGGTGCCGTACACACAGCGGGCCCTCCAGCCCCTCAGTCAGCCTCCACAACGACGTCCACACCTTCAGGCACTGA